The genomic segment GAACAGCTCGCACACCTCATGCTCCTCATCTGCGAGCAGCAGAAACGGCAGCTCCTTCTTCGCAATAAACTTCTCATGCGACTTCACGCTGTCAGGGCTAATCCCGATGATAACGGCATCGCGGTCAACCATCCCTGGATAGGCATCGCGGAAATCGCATGCCTGATCCGTACAGGTTGGCGTATTATCCTTCGGGTAAAAATAAAGCACAACCTTTTTCCCCAAGTAATCGCTAAGGCTCACCTGCGTCCCATCCGAGGCCGGAAGCTTAAAATCCGGCACCGCTTGTCCCACTTCTATCGTAGACATGTATTCAACCTCCGCTTCCCATTTCTATATGTATGTAGAACTATGAACATTACTTCGTGTATTGGACGTTCTCAGCTTACATTGAAACGGCGAGGAATAGTTCCTCGCCGCATTTAAACAACTATTCATTACGAACCAGCACCGCGATAACGCTTTACGCCATGGTTCCACAGCAGCAGGCCGAGCGTGAAGAACACAAGGCCTACGACCGGGGTCAGCAGCGCAAGCTGGGACAGGTCATCCGCTTTCTTTTCGAGGAAATACGAAGCAGGGATGACGCCGACGAATGCGAAAGGCAGCAGCCAGGTCAGCACGAAACGAATCATTTTATTATAAATGTTAACCGGGTAACGCCCATAGTTTTGAATATTGTACATGAGCGGAACGATGCCCGTCGGAGCATCCGAGTAGAAGGATATCGCCGACAAAGCCGTATAAATGCCCGCATACACGAGCACGGCCCCAATAACGAATACGGCCAGCAGCACAATATCCATGATGTGGAAAGGCAATCCCAGCTCTCCCCAGCATACGAACATAATAATTGCGCCGACGACGGAGCCGATCAGGGAAGGCGGATCGACATTTTCGAGCAGCACCTGAAACAAATTATGTGCCGGACGCGTCAAAATCCGGTCCATTTCCCCTTTAACAATATACCGCTCGCTAAAATTCCAGATGCTGAAAAAGGTGCTGAAAATGCCATATGGAATCATGAAGAAGCCATAGACAAACACGACCTCAGCCTCCGACCAGCCGCCAAGCGTTGGCGTATGGCGAAAAACAATTAAAATGAAGATCAGATTCATGAACTGGAACATCATATCGGACAAAATCTCGATCCAGAAATCCATCCGGTAGGTCAGCCGCGTCTTCGCGTAGTTTTTAATATATTCCCAAAATAATTGTGCATACAGCATGCCTGACTTAACCTCCTTGCACGAACAGGCGCTTGCGCGCTGCCCGCCATGTGAACCAGATTGGCACAAGCAGCACAACGAACCATACTACTTGAAGGCCAAACACGCCAGCTATTTCGCTGCCCGGCGTCCTGCCTGTGAATACAGAGCTCGGCAAATACGTGATGGCCTGAAACGGCAGCCATTTCATAACGCTTGCGAGCCAGCCAGGGAAAAAGGCAATCGGCACAACGACGCCGGAAAATAAATCGACCATTACGCGTTTCATCCGCATCATGCCCTCGTTATTTTCAACGAAGAAGGCAAACAGCCCCGTTAAAATGTTAATTTGCGAATTAATGAGAAAGCTGAACAGCAGCATAACTAAATAAATCATCCACGTCATCGGATCAGTCGGCAGTGTCACCGGAAAAATCAGGCAGACGATAATCATGCCCGGAATCATGAACAGAAGCAGCCGGAATAAGCCTTCGCCGAAGCCCTGCATCATTTTCACGAGCAAATAGGAATACGGCCTTGTCATTTGGGTAGCAACGCTGCCATCCCTAATGTCATTGGCGATTTCACGATCGAGATTGTTAAAATAAAACGCCCTCGCCATCCACGATACCGCGACATACGTCGTCATCTGGGCTACGGTAAAGCCCGCCAGCTCCTGCTGCTCCCCGAAAATCGCTTTCCACAAAAAATAATACGCCCCGATGTTAATCGCATAAATAACGATACCACTGTAATAATTAACGCGGTATGCCAGCATCGTAATAAAACGGATGCGAATAAAATCCAGATAAGCGCCCATCATGAGACTGTCGTCTCCTTAAGCGCTGCCTGCTGCTCTGATTCTGTGCTAGCCGAGCCGGAGCGGTAAATTTCACGAACGATTTCATCCGTGTTCGTCTCCACAATTTTAATGTCCTGAATCGCAGCACCGCCTACGACTTTGGACAAGGCATCAGATACATTGATTGCATGCGGCAGCCACATCGTTGCCGTTAAATCATTGTCCATTTTCCACGTCACATCAAGATCGCCCGTAAGCGCTTGAAGCGTCGCCAGCTTCGTCTGCGAACTGAACTCAAAGTGAATTTCGCGTCCCTTGCTCCAGCGGTTTTTCAAATCCTCCAGCCCGCCATCATAGATAATGCGCCCATCATCGAGCATAATGACACGCGAGCACAGCGCTTCAATATCTTGCAGATCATGGGTCGTGAGCAAAATCGTCGTGCCTTCCTCACGGTTCAAATCTTTGAGAAATTCGCGAATTTCTGTTTTCACAATAATATCCAGCCCGATCGTCGGCTCATCCAAAAATAAAATCGACGGATTATGCAGCAGCGAAGCGACAAGCTCGCAGCGCATCCGCTGACCCAAGCTCAGCTTGCGGACAGGACGGTTGAGCAAATCGCCAAGGTCAAGCCGCTCAATCAAATTGTTCAGCCTCTTGCGGAAATCGGCCTCCGATACACGGTACACTTTGCGCAGCAGCTGGAACGACTCAATAACCCCGATATCCCACCATAGCTGCGAACGCTGTCCGAACACTACTCCGATTTCAGCGACAAACTTTTCGCGGTCCTTGTAGGGAACATAACCATTGACTCGCAAATCGCCGGAGGTCGGCACTAAAATGCCGGTCAGCATTTTAATGGTTGTCGATTTGCCTGCACCATTTTCACCGATATAGCCACAGATTTCGCCTTGCGGGATTTGAAAGGAAATATCCTTTACAGCTGTAACCTCCGTATATTCGCGTTTGAACAGGTCTTTCAGCGCCCCGGACAGCCCTTCCCGGTTTTTCTGTACATTAAACTGCTTGCGCAGATCCTTAACATCTATTGCCAGCATTGGTTCGTCTAGCTCCTCTCCGTTAATACGGTCGACATTCCCCGGGAAATTATGCTAATCCCCCGTTTGCAAAAAGAGCGATGATTCACGGTCATCACACTTCATTATCCTATATTCTGATAAAACTTGCTTCCGTATGTCCTTCCGAATTATAATTTTACAATATGTAATCATACAGCAGATGGCAGGGCACGTAAATGCTATTAGAGAAACGTTTTACAATGGCAGTCAAGGGGAATGAATGGAAGACGGGGTACTGCGAAATTTTGAAAGGGGCATTACTAGCATAATGGAAAAACGGCCGAAGAAAGCTAAGCTATCAAAAACGTGGAAATGGATTCTGACAATTGTCCTTATTCTGCTGGGAATCGGTATTGCTTATGCAGGTTACTGGATTTATGGCGTTTATAATGCTACGTCGGATTTCAATAAACCGAATGAGGAATCGAGATTTTCCCATTTTGAGGACACCGGACTCGAAGCACCTAAATGGGAAGGCACGGAGCGAGTCAACATTTTGCTGCTTGGCGGCGATGCTCGTGGCATGGATGAAGGACAAATTCCTCGTTCAGACTCAATGCTTGTGTTATCCATAGACCCAACTACTAAGAGAGCGCATCTATTGTCGATCCTCCGCGATACTTATGTCCCGATTGAAGGACATGGACGGGGACGGATTAATACTGCTATCACACTTGGCAAGCCTGAACTGGCAATGAAGACGGTCAGCGATTTGCTTGGACTCAATATTCAGTATTATGTGTATACCGATTTCGAAGGCTTTAAGAAATTAATTGATACATTAGGCGGCATCACGATTGATGTCGAGAAGGATATGCGTTATACCGACAATGCCGACGGCAACCGTTACGATATTGATTTGAAAAAGGGCGTCCAGCTGCTGGATGGCGATAAAGCGCTGCAATATGTTCGCTTCCGCCACGATGCGATGAGCGACTTTACACGTACGGAGCGCCAGCGCAAGTTTTTGCAGGCTCTTGCCAAGGAGATGCAATCGGGCTGGAATATTCTCAAAATGAAGGAAATATTGGAGAACGTCTCTCCTTATATAGAGACGAATTTGACCGTCACGGATATGCTTAAGCTCGGACAGCTTGGCGTCGACTCCCATGTCGCTGGCACCGCTCAGGTTCCGCCGATGGATATGATTACGGACGAAGATGTTGGCGGCGCTTCTGTGCTTGGCGTACGCAATGAGGAAGAGCTCAAGTCCTATGTGGACACGCTGCTGGAAAGCGACGATACGCTCGCTTCGCCTGAGGGTTCACCTGGCGCTGATGCCAGCAGCAATCCTGAAGCATCGGCTACACCGTCACCGTAAGCCAAACCAAGCGCTTTACAGCAACCGACAATTGAATAAGGTCAGTAGCATGCATTATTGCTGGAACTGGAAGTTCGCTGCTTGAATAAGCAGCAGAAAGATGTTTGTCGTCCTCATTCCGAGTGGAATGAGGACGTTTTGATGTTAGATATTTAGGCAGGCAATCTCGCGTTCCAAGCGGGATGCTGCACCATTTTTCAAGGGGGAATTATTGTTATGACGATTCAAAGACCACGCTCCGAGGCGCTATATGCCGAAGCGCTTGAGCATATTGTAGGCGGCGTCAACAGCCCTTCCCGTTCGTTCAAAGGTGTTGGCGGGGGCGCACCCGTCTTTATGAAGCGTGCCGAGGGCGCTTATTTCTGGGATGTCGACGACAATCGATATATCGATTATTTGGCGGCTTACGGCCCTATTATTACAGGACATGCCCATCCGCATATTACCGAAGCGATCGTTCGCGCCGCGCAAAATGGCGTTTTGTACGGCACGCCGACCGAGCTTGAGGTTCAATTGGCACGCATGCTCAAAGATGCGATTCCCTCTATGGATAAAGTGCGCTTCGTCAATTCCGGCACCGAGGCGGTTATGACGACCATTCGCGTGGCACGGGCTTACACGAAACGCAGCAAAATTATTAAATTCGCCGGCTGCTACCACGGCCACTCCGATCTGGTGCTCGTCGCAGCTGGCTCTGGTCCTTCCACGCTTGGCATACCGGACAGCGCTGGCGTGCCGATTAGCATTGCCCAAGAAGTCATTACGGTGCCTTTCAACGATATTCCGGCCTTAAAGCAGGCGCTTGAACGGTTCGGCCACGAGACGGCAGCCGTTATGGTTGAGCCTATTGTCGGCAACTTCGGCATGGTGATGCCGCATGAAGGTTATTTAGAGCAGTTGTGCGCTTTAACGCGTGAGGCTGGAGCGCTTGTCATTTATGATGAGGTCATTAGCGCCTTCCGCTTCCATTACGGCTCCTCGCAAACGTTTGCTGCCTTCCCTGATCAAGCTGCCATTGAGCCGGACCTTACAGCGCTTGGCAAAATTATCGGAGGCGGACTCCCCATTGGCGCATACGGCGGACGCCGCAGCATCATGGAGCAAGTCGCGCCGCTCGGCCCTGCTTATCAGGCTGGAACGATGGCGGGCAATCCTGCCTCTATTTCAGCAGGCATCGCCTGTCTCGAAGTGCTGAAGACGCCTGGCATTTATGAGCGTATGGATCGGCTTGCTGGTCAGCTTGCTGGAGGACTTAAGGCAGCAGCAGACAAACATGGCTTCGCGCTTACGGTTAACCAAATTCGCGGATCGTTTTCAGCCCATTTTTGCAATCATCCGGTTACGAATTATGATGAAGCGCAGGATACGGACGGCGAGCTGTTTGGCCGCTTCTTTAAGCTGATGCTGGATCAGGGCATTAATTTGGCCCCATCCAAGTATGAAGCGTGGTTTCTGACCATCGCCCATACTGATGAAGATATCAATGCGACCATTGAAGCGGCGGAGCACGCTTTCAGTAAGCTTTAGGAGAGGTCAGCCCGATGCCTTCTGTAATAGAAAGGGACATGTTGATGAATCCATATTTGGAATTTGACCGCGCCGCTTGGTCGGCGCTCCGTGATCATACTCCTCTGCCGCTCACGGAGGAGGAGCTGAATGAGCTGAAGGGCCTCAATGACCAAGTATCGCTTGAAGAGGTTGAGGCGATTTATTTGCCGCTTACCCATCTGCTGAACCTCCATATCGAAGCCGCTGAGCGGCTAAAGCAAGCTTCGGCTGCATTTTTGCATATGGAGGCGCCCAAGGTGCCTTTTGTGCTCGGCATTGCAGGCAGCGTAGCCGTAGGAAAAAGCACGACGGCGCGGCTGCTGCAGCGGCTGCTTTCCCGTCATGGGAATGGCCGCAAGGTCGATCTCGTTACGACAGACGGCTTCCTCTATCCCAAACGGGTACTGGAGGAGCGCGGGCTAATGAAGCGCAAAGGATTTCCTGAAAGCTATGCCGTCAAGA from the Paenibacillus sp. BIHB 4019 genome contains:
- a CDS encoding ABC-2 family transporter protein; the encoded protein is MLYAQLFWEYIKNYAKTRLTYRMDFWIEILSDMMFQFMNLIFILIVFRHTPTLGGWSEAEVVFVYGFFMIPYGIFSTFFSIWNFSERYIVKGEMDRILTRPAHNLFQVLLENVDPPSLIGSVVGAIIMFVCWGELGLPFHIMDIVLLAVFVIGAVLVYAGIYTALSAISFYSDAPTGIVPLMYNIQNYGRYPVNIYNKMIRFVLTWLLPFAFVGVIPASYFLEKKADDLSQLALLTPVVGLVFFTLGLLLWNHGVKRYRGAGS
- a CDS encoding LCP family protein, with the translated sequence MEKRPKKAKLSKTWKWILTIVLILLGIGIAYAGYWIYGVYNATSDFNKPNEESRFSHFEDTGLEAPKWEGTERVNILLLGGDARGMDEGQIPRSDSMLVLSIDPTTKRAHLLSILRDTYVPIEGHGRGRINTAITLGKPELAMKTVSDLLGLNIQYYVYTDFEGFKKLIDTLGGITIDVEKDMRYTDNADGNRYDIDLKKGVQLLDGDKALQYVRFRHDAMSDFTRTERQRKFLQALAKEMQSGWNILKMKEILENVSPYIETNLTVTDMLKLGQLGVDSHVAGTAQVPPMDMITDEDVGGASVLGVRNEEELKSYVDTLLESDDTLASPEGSPGADASSNPEASATPSP
- a CDS encoding ABC-2 family transporter protein, translated to MMGAYLDFIRIRFITMLAYRVNYYSGIVIYAINIGAYYFLWKAIFGEQQELAGFTVAQMTTYVAVSWMARAFYFNNLDREIANDIRDGSVATQMTRPYSYLLVKMMQGFGEGLFRLLLFMIPGMIIVCLIFPVTLPTDPMTWMIYLVMLLFSFLINSQINILTGLFAFFVENNEGMMRMKRVMVDLFSGVVVPIAFFPGWLASVMKWLPFQAITYLPSSVFTGRTPGSEIAGVFGLQVVWFVVLLVPIWFTWRAARKRLFVQGG
- a CDS encoding glutamate-1-semialdehyde 2,1-aminomutase, with translation MTIQRPRSEALYAEALEHIVGGVNSPSRSFKGVGGGAPVFMKRAEGAYFWDVDDNRYIDYLAAYGPIITGHAHPHITEAIVRAAQNGVLYGTPTELEVQLARMLKDAIPSMDKVRFVNSGTEAVMTTIRVARAYTKRSKIIKFAGCYHGHSDLVLVAAGSGPSTLGIPDSAGVPISIAQEVITVPFNDIPALKQALERFGHETAAVMVEPIVGNFGMVMPHEGYLEQLCALTREAGALVIYDEVISAFRFHYGSSQTFAAFPDQAAIEPDLTALGKIIGGGLPIGAYGGRRSIMEQVAPLGPAYQAGTMAGNPASISAGIACLEVLKTPGIYERMDRLAGQLAGGLKAAADKHGFALTVNQIRGSFSAHFCNHPVTNYDEAQDTDGELFGRFFKLMLDQGINLAPSKYEAWFLTIAHTDEDINATIEAAEHAFSKL
- a CDS encoding ABC transporter ATP-binding protein, with the protein product MLAIDVKDLRKQFNVQKNREGLSGALKDLFKREYTEVTAVKDISFQIPQGEICGYIGENGAGKSTTIKMLTGILVPTSGDLRVNGYVPYKDREKFVAEIGVVFGQRSQLWWDIGVIESFQLLRKVYRVSEADFRKRLNNLIERLDLGDLLNRPVRKLSLGQRMRCELVASLLHNPSILFLDEPTIGLDIIVKTEIREFLKDLNREEGTTILLTTHDLQDIEALCSRVIMLDDGRIIYDGGLEDLKNRWSKGREIHFEFSSQTKLATLQALTGDLDVTWKMDNDLTATMWLPHAINVSDALSKVVGGAAIQDIKIVETNTDEIVREIYRSGSASTESEQQAALKETTVS
- the bcp gene encoding thioredoxin-dependent thiol peroxidase, giving the protein MSTIEVGQAVPDFKLPASDGTQVSLSDYLGKKVVLYFYPKDNTPTCTDQACDFRDAYPGMVDRDAVIIGISPDSVKSHEKFIAKKELPFLLLADEEHEVCELFGVWQLKKLYGREYMGVVRSTFLIDAEGKLAREWRKVKVKGHVEQVVEALKEL